A part of Methanohalobium evestigatum Z-7303 genomic DNA contains:
- a CDS encoding metal-dependent transcriptional regulator produces MHDGVDDKVCILLSHPRACPHGNPIPKGECCKKDDKEVSNIVRPLSALKLNQKGKIAYFVIQDNGKLQKLMSMGILPGMPVTQLQSYPSYVFDLDQTRYAVDKEMEDYVFVRVDNN; encoded by the coding sequence TTGCATGACGGCGTTGATGACAAGGTCTGCATACTGCTCAGTCATCCAAGAGCTTGTCCTCACGGCAATCCCATACCAAAAGGTGAATGCTGTAAAAAGGATGATAAAGAAGTAAGCAATATTGTCAGACCGCTTTCTGCATTAAAACTCAATCAAAAGGGTAAAATCGCATACTTTGTGATTCAGGATAACGGGAAACTGCAGAAACTAATGTCAATGGGCATTCTTCCGGGAATGCCGGTAACTCAGTTACAGTCATATCCGTCCTATGTCTTCGATCTCGACCAAACCCGTTATGCTGTGGACAAGGAGATGGAGGATTATGTATTTGTAAGAGTGGATAATAATTAA